From a region of the Zingiber officinale cultivar Zhangliang chromosome 4B, Zo_v1.1, whole genome shotgun sequence genome:
- the LOC121978110 gene encoding U-box domain-containing protein 33-like, translating into MDPIPDLPLEPVAEEAIGKFNSSSETIHVAVGKENKKEKQNLLWVMRNFPRDTIGLVHVHWHSKWIPTDFGVKFNYKYGNEQSQAKHREDERRKMQDMIDDYKDLCAERMVTEHHTEHEDVVEGVKCLVEKCQIKRLVIGSRSMANQISILQYCQIWHVRKGKLISTRFPCSEVISEKIHVHAQREYGTHQVPASHLVSRISEVNDGQLDVTPANELEERDGVDQDIGEVVNSRQEALNYLLRQYSNERSDTTSSISVELERNEMLLQEVREKLCQTEQEKPDAGRKAPVLNLISSSFNRRRKDNDDPATPPHIRQFTETQVKKATDNFSECKRIGEGGYGPVYKARLLGNDVAIKMLSPKSNQSQKEYHQELKVLSMIEHPHIVKLIGVCSELSALVYEYLPHRSLSQRLARGLEWQDRIRIISEQRSALMYLHSSPNRGQPIVHADLKFSNILLDEDDISRLSDFGTARVMHRGLSKKATFCHNTNPMGTPGYMDPAFAMSGELTPQSDIYSFGIVILRLLTGSPELNIAKQVEEAIRKGAVNCILDASAGDWPAANAKQLLQLALRCCNIDRKKRPGLRSAEWRALDRLRAMAANSFGSSI; encoded by the exons ATGGATCCAATTCCAGACCTTCCTTTAGAACCTGTCGCCGAAGAAGCAATTGGGAAATTCAATAGCAGTAGTGAAACCATTCATGTGGCTGTTggaaaggaaaataagaaagaaaagcaaAACCTGCTCTGGGTGATGAGGAATTTCCCACGTGACACCATAGGCCTTGTCCATGTACACTGGCATTCAAAGTGGATACCCACTGATT TCGGAGTTAAATTTAACTACAAGTATGGGAATGAACAATCTCAAGCAAAACACAGAGAGGACGAGAGGAGAAAGATGCAAGACATGATAGATGATTACAAAGATTTGTGTGCTGAAAGGATG GTCACAGAACATCACACTGAACACGAAGATGTAGTTGAAGGGGTTAAATGTCTTGTTGAAAAATGTCAAATTAAGAGGCTTGTCATTGGTTCAAG GTCCATGGCAAATCAAATCTCTATCCTCCAGTATTGTCAGATCTGGCATGTGCGAAAAGGAAAGCTCATATCCACTAG ATTTCCTTGCAGCGAAGTTATTTCTGAGAAAATTCATGTGCATGCACAGCGAGAATATGGAACTCATCAGGTTCCTGCATCACATTTGGTTTCCAGAATTTCAGAGGTCAATGACGGTCAACTTGACGTGACACCGGCAAATGAACTG GAAGAGAGAGATGGGGTTGATCAGGATATTGGAGAAGTTGTAAACTCGAGGCAAGAAGCTCTGAACTACTTGCTCAGACAATACAGCAATGAAAGATCGGACACCACGAGTTCAATCTCAGTCGAG TTAGAGAGAAATGAAATGCTACTTCAAGAAGTCAGAGAGAAGCTTTGTCAAACTGAACAAGAGAAGCCTGACGCGGGCAGGAAGGCGCCCGTGTTGAACTTGATCAGCAGTAGTTTCAATAGGAGAAGAAAAGACAACGATGATCCAGCAACTCCACCACACATCAGACAGTTCACTGAGACTCAAGTTAAGAAGGCAACTGACAACTTCAGTGAATGCAAAAGAATCGGAGAAGGTGGATACGGACCAGTCTACAAAGCAAGGCTCCTAGGAAATGACGTCGCCATTAAAATGCTAAGCCCCAAGAGTAATCAGAGCCAAAAGGAATACCATCAAGAG TTGAAAGTATTAAGTATGATCGAGCACCCTCATATTGTCAAACTCATCGGGGTTTGCTCAGAACTGTCAGCGCTTGTCTACGAGTACTTGCCCCATCGCAGCCTGAGCCAAAGGCTTGCTCGAGGTCTGGAGTGGCAGGATCGAATTCGAATTATCAGCGAGCAGCGCTCTGCTCTCATGTATCTACACTCGAGCCCTAACAGAGGGCAACCGATTGTGCATGCAGACTTAAAATTCTCCAACATACTCCTCGACGAGGACGATATCAGTCGGCTCAGTGACTTCGGCACTGCGAGGGTAATGCATCGGGGTTTATCGAAGAAGGCAACCTTCTGCCACAACACCAACCCGATGGGGACGCCCGGATACATGGACCCTGCTTTCGCGATGAGCGGAGAGCTGACTCCGCAGTCTGATATATATTCATTTGGCATCGTAATTCTGCGGCTGCTGACGGGTTCGCCCGAGCTGAACATTGCAAAGCAAGTCGAGGAGGCGATCAGGAAAGGAGCTGTGAACTGCATCCTCGATGCGTCTGCCGGAGACTGGCCGGCGGCGAACGCCAAGCAGCTGTTGCAACTGGCGTTGAGGTGCTGTAATATTGATAGGAAGAAAAGGCCCGGCCTCAGGTCGGCGGAATGGAGAGCACTCGATAGACTGCGAGCGATGGCTGCTAATTCCTTCGGAAGCTCCATTTAG